From Haemorhous mexicanus isolate bHaeMex1 chromosome 2, bHaeMex1.pri, whole genome shotgun sequence, the proteins below share one genomic window:
- the LOC132323321 gene encoding ovostatin-like isoform X2 yields MNQASTTLSSAQWLRQYVLMVPAVLQNDSPGQGCLQFHNLNETVYVRVILEYSSVNTTIFKKTMTASSGLQCFKFTIPPAHASPLAFISFSAKGSTVSLEERRSVMVWSTDSIVFVQTDKPIYKPGQTVRFRVVALDLNFKPVQEKYPLIAIQDPRGNRILQWQNVKSEMNIIQLEFPLTEEPILGNYKIIVEKKSGDRTNHSFYVEEYVLPKFDVTVTAPESLTVLDSEFTVKVCGLYTYGQPIEGKVKLSVCRDFDSYGRCKKSPVCQSFTKNLETDGCLSHVFSSNIFELHRTGYMRNLDVKATVTEKGTGLQFTAAQVISITRVMSTIWFENMDRHFRRGIPYFGQIKLVDKDNSPISNEVIQLFVNNKNTDNFTTDHNGVAEFSIDTSEMLDPEMSLKAVYKTSDHCHYEGWIEPYYPEVSLSVQRFYSWTGSFVRIEPLWKDLKCGQKRMITVHYVLNTEGYERINSTNFYYVGMAKGKIVLTGETKVNIQTGQNGTFTIPLVVSEEMAPTLRVLVYTLHPDKELVADSVQLPIEKCFKHKVHLEFSEKQMHPASNVSLVIEAAANSFCAVRAVDQSVLLLKPETELSMEMVYSLHPLQDFQGYVFHGFNLEEDSQEPCVSSDHIFHKGLYYMPVMSGLGPDVYQFLRDMGIKFFTNSKVRQPVVCTGETVRRQPYVVNAGHGASAHHVKSSAEAAREEQERTLILETIREFFPEAWIWDIVPINSTGKASISYTIPDTITNWKASAFCVEESAGFGMSVPATLTALQPFFVDLTLPYSMIRGEDFLLRATVFNYLDQCIKINVSLSDSLDYQAKLISPEDDGCVCAKQRKTYVWNIFPKEIGNVVFSITAETKDDEACGDKAPRNISIAYRDTQIRTLLVEPEGIRREKTQNSLICTEDDVVIQDISLELPTNVLEGSARASFSVVGDIMGTAMQNLQQLLQMPFGCGEQNMALFAPNIYVLDYLNKTGQLSREVRSKATGYLVSGYQKQLSYKRPDGSYSIFGTRDREGNTWLTAFVYRSFAQAGHSIYIDDRVQSQTLLWLSSKQKLDGCFRSVGTLFNNALKGGVDDELSLSAYTTIAMLEAGHSSSYPVIRNAFFCLETASEKNISEVYTQALMAYAFCLAGKAEKCESFLEELQKSAKEVDGSQHWEQEERSPSDKSPSFLDHAPSADVEITSYVLLALLHKPNRNKEDLTKASGIVQWIIRQQNPYGGFSSTQDTVIALQALAAYGEATYSSASQNGVKITSKKPFEKVFFVNNENRLLVQQTPLPEVPGKYSLTMNGSGCVFMQTALRYNIHLPEGSSGFLLSVQTSKASCPQDRPAKFDIVLVSSYTGKRGSSNMLIIDVRMLSGFAPVKSSLDKLIDSQTVMQVENKKNHVLLYLQNLSQKKRKEITFSVEQDFVVTHPKPAAVQIYDYYETEEYAVAQYSSPCKEVVAETD; encoded by the exons TGAGGTTTCGTGTTGTTGCCCtggatttaaattttaaacCTGTTCAGGAGAAG taCCCCTTGATTGCAATTCAG gatcCAAGGGGCAACAGGATCTTGCAGTGGCAAAATGTGAAGTCAGAGATGAACATTATTCAGCTGGAATTCCCACTCACTGAAGAGCCTATCCTGGGGAACTACAAAATCATTGTAGAAAAGAAGTCAGGAGATAGAACAAATCACTCATTCTATGTGGAGGAATATG TGTTGCCAAAGTTTGATGTCACAGTCACGGCCCCAGAAAGCCTCACAGTCCTGGATTCGGAGTTCACAGTGAAAGTCTGTGGGTT GTACACCTATGGCCAGCCTATTGAAGGGAAAGTCAAGCTCAGTGTGTGCAGGGATTTTGATTCATACGGGAGGTGCAAGAAAAGCCCAGTTTGTCAATCATTTACCAAAAAT CTGGAGACGGATGGTTGCCTCTCCCACGTCTTCAGCTCCAACATCTTTGAGTTACATCGCACTGGTTACATGAGGAACCTTGATGTGAAAGCCACTGTGACAGAGAAAGGAACAG GCCTGCAATTTACAGCTGCTCAGGTTATTTCCATAACTCGGGTGATGAGCACCATATGGTTTGAGAACATGGATCGCCACTTCAGAAGAGGAATTCCTTACTTTGGACAG ATCAAGCTGGTAGACAAAGACAACTCTCCAATTTCCAATGAGGTCATTCAGCTATTTGTCAATAACAAGAATACAGACAATTTCACCACGGATCATAATGGTGTTGCTGAGTTTAGCATTGACACATCCGAAATGCTTGATCCCGAGATGAGTCTGAAA GCAGTTTACAAAACCAGTGACCACTGCCACTATGAAGGCTGGATAGAGCCTTACTACCCAGAGGTGTCTCTCTCCGTCCAGCGCTTCTACTCTTGGACTGGCAGTTTTGTGAGGATTGAGCCCCTGTGGAAAGACCTGAAATGTGGGCAGAAGAGGATGATCACTGTGCACTATGTCTTAAACACAGAAGGATACGAGAGAATCAACTCCACGAACTTCTACTATGTG GGCATGGCAAAAGGCAAGATTGTCCTTACAGGGGAAACTAAAGTTAATATCCAAACTG GCCAGAATGGCACTTTCACCATTCCCCTTGTGGTCAGTGAGGAAATGGCTCCAACCCTTCGGGTGCTGGTGTACACCTTACACCCTGacaaggagctggtggcagaCAGTGTTCAATTGCCAATTGAGAAGTGTTTCAAACACAAG GTCCACTTGGAATTCTCTGAAAAGCAGATGCATCCAGCTTCCAATGTCAGTCTGGTCATTGAAGCTGCTGCCAACTCCTTCTGTGCTGTGAGGGCAGTGGATCAGAGTGTGCTGCTCCTGAAGCCAGAGACAGAGCTGTCCATGGAAATG GTTTACAGCCTGCATCCCCTGCAAGATTTTCAAGGCTACGTCTTCCATGGGTTCAATCTAGAAGAAGACTCCCAAGAGCCCTGTGTCTCATCTGACCATATCTTTCACAAAGGCTTGTATTACATGCCTGTAATGTCTGGATTAGGCCCAGATGTGTATCAATTCCTCAGG GATATGGGAATTAAATTTTTCACCAACTCCAAGGTTCGACAGCCAGTTGTGTGCACTGGTGAGACTGTAAGGCGCCAACCATATGTAGTGAATGCAGGGCACGGGGCTTCTGCACACCATGTCAAATCATCAG CTGAAGCTGCTAGGGAGGAACAAGAGAGGACACTCATCCTTGAGACTATTCGGGAATTCTTTCCTGAAGCTTGGATTTGGGACATAGTTCCAATTAA CTCTACTGGAAAAGCCAGCATCTCATACACCATCCCTGACACCATCACCAACTGGAAAGCCAGTGCTTTCTGTGTGGAAGAGTCAGCTGGATTTGGCATGTCTGTGCCTGCCACCCTGACAGCCTTGCAGCCTTTCTTTGTTGACTTGACCTTGCCATACTCCATGATACGAGGAGAAGATTTCCTGCTTAGAGCCACTGTCTTCAACTACCTTGACCAGTGCATTAAG ATTAATGTCTCACTGTCAGATTCCCTTGATTATCAAGCCAAACTCATCTCCCCAGAGGATGATGGATGTGTATGTGCCAAGCAAAGAAAGACCTATGTCTGGAATATTTTCCCCAAAGAAATTG GTAATGTGGTGTTCAGCATTACTGCAGAGACCAAGGATGATGAAGCTTGTGGAGACAAAGCTCCCAGGAACATCAGTATTGCCTACAGGGACACCCAGATCAGAACACTGCTGGTTGAG CCTGAAGGAATCAGAAGGGAAAAGACTCAAAACTCCTTAATTTGTACAGAAG ATGATGTAGTTATTCAAGATATATCTCTAGAGCTACCTACAAATGTTTTGGAAGGATCAGCCagagcctccttttctgttgTTG gTGACATCATGGGCACTGCCATGCagaacctgcagcagctcctccagatGCCCTTtggctgtggggagcagaaCATGGCCCTCTTTGCCCCCAACATCTATGTCCTGGACTATCTGAACAAGACagggcagctgagcagggaggtcagATCCAAGGCCACTGGATACTTAGTGAGCG GCTACCAGAAGCAGCTGTCATACAAACGTCCTGATGGGTCCTACAGCATCTTTGGCACCAGAGATAGGGAAGGGAACACCTG GCTCACTGCCTTTGTGTACAGATCATTTGCACAAGCTGGTCACTCCATCTACATTGATGACCGTGTCCAGTCCCAAaccctgctgtggctgtccaGCAAACAGAAGCTAGATGGCTGCTTCCGGAGTGTTGGCACACTCTTCAACAATGCCTTGAAG GGAGGAGTAGACGATGAGCTGTCACTTTCTGCCTACACCACCATTGCCATGCTGGAAGCTGGGCACTCCAGTTCG tacCCTGTAATCCgaaatgcctttttttgtcTGGAGACTGCATCTGAGAAGAATATCAGTGAAGTTTACACCCAGGCACTCATGGCCTATGCTTTCTGCTTAGCTGGCAAGGCAGAAAAATGTGAATCATTCCTTGAAGAGTTACAGAAATCAGCAAAGGAAGTTG ATGgctcacagcactgggagcaggaggagaggtcTCCATCAGACAAATCTCCCTCCTTCCTTGACCATGCCCCTTCAGCTGATGTGGAGATCACCAGTTACGTGTTGTTGGCTCTGCTCCACAAACCCAACCGGAATAAAGAGGATCTCACCAAGGCCTCAGGGATTGTGCAGTGGATCATCAGGCAGCAGAATCCCTATGGAGGTTTCTCTTCTACCCAG gacACAGTCATTGCCCTTCAAGCACTCGCTGCTTATGGTGAGGCCACCTACAGCTCTGCTTCACAAAACGGAGTCAAGATCACTTCCAAAAAGCCTTTTGAGAAGGTATTTTTTGTCAACAATGAGAACAGGCTCCTGGTGCAACAGACACCCCTTCCAGAGGTCCCTGGGAAATACAGCCTGACAATGAATGGCAGTGGATGTGTATTTATGCAA acAGCACTGAGATACAACATTCACCTTCCAGAGGGTTCCTCTGGATTTCTGCTTTCAGTACAGACATCGAAAGCTTCCTGCCCACAGGACAGACCAGCAAAATTTGATATTGTCCTCGTAAGCAG TTACACGGGGAAACGCGGCAGCTCCAACATGCTCATCATCGATGTGAGGATGCTCTCTGGCTTTGCTCCTGTTAAGTCTTCCCTGGATAAG CTCATTGACAGTCAAACAGTGATGCAAgtagaaaacaagaaaaatcacGTCCTCCTTTATCTACAAAAT CtctcacagaagaaaaggaaagaaatcacTTTCTCGGTTGAGCAGGACTTTGTAGTGACCCACCCCaagccagcagctgtgcagaTCTATGACTACTATGAAACAG AAGAGTATGCTGTTGCTCAATACTCATCACCTTGCAAAGAGGTTGTTGCAGAAACAGACTGA
- the LOC132323321 gene encoding ovostatin-like isoform X1, which translates to MWLKFLLAILLWHVAAAKEPEPQYVLMVPAVLQNDSPGQGCLQFHNLNETVYVRVILEYSSVNTTIFKKTMTASSGLQCFKFTIPPAHASPLAFISFSAKGSTVSLEERRSVMVWSTDSIVFVQTDKPIYKPGQTVRFRVVALDLNFKPVQEKYPLIAIQDPRGNRILQWQNVKSEMNIIQLEFPLTEEPILGNYKIIVEKKSGDRTNHSFYVEEYVLPKFDVTVTAPESLTVLDSEFTVKVCGLYTYGQPIEGKVKLSVCRDFDSYGRCKKSPVCQSFTKNLETDGCLSHVFSSNIFELHRTGYMRNLDVKATVTEKGTGLQFTAAQVISITRVMSTIWFENMDRHFRRGIPYFGQIKLVDKDNSPISNEVIQLFVNNKNTDNFTTDHNGVAEFSIDTSEMLDPEMSLKAVYKTSDHCHYEGWIEPYYPEVSLSVQRFYSWTGSFVRIEPLWKDLKCGQKRMITVHYVLNTEGYERINSTNFYYVGMAKGKIVLTGETKVNIQTGQNGTFTIPLVVSEEMAPTLRVLVYTLHPDKELVADSVQLPIEKCFKHKVHLEFSEKQMHPASNVSLVIEAAANSFCAVRAVDQSVLLLKPETELSMEMVYSLHPLQDFQGYVFHGFNLEEDSQEPCVSSDHIFHKGLYYMPVMSGLGPDVYQFLRDMGIKFFTNSKVRQPVVCTGETVRRQPYVVNAGHGASAHHVKSSAEAAREEQERTLILETIREFFPEAWIWDIVPINSTGKASISYTIPDTITNWKASAFCVEESAGFGMSVPATLTALQPFFVDLTLPYSMIRGEDFLLRATVFNYLDQCIKINVSLSDSLDYQAKLISPEDDGCVCAKQRKTYVWNIFPKEIGNVVFSITAETKDDEACGDKAPRNISIAYRDTQIRTLLVEPEGIRREKTQNSLICTEDDVVIQDISLELPTNVLEGSARASFSVVGDIMGTAMQNLQQLLQMPFGCGEQNMALFAPNIYVLDYLNKTGQLSREVRSKATGYLVSGYQKQLSYKRPDGSYSIFGTRDREGNTWLTAFVYRSFAQAGHSIYIDDRVQSQTLLWLSSKQKLDGCFRSVGTLFNNALKGGVDDELSLSAYTTIAMLEAGHSSSYPVIRNAFFCLETASEKNISEVYTQALMAYAFCLAGKAEKCESFLEELQKSAKEVDGSQHWEQEERSPSDKSPSFLDHAPSADVEITSYVLLALLHKPNRNKEDLTKASGIVQWIIRQQNPYGGFSSTQDTVIALQALAAYGEATYSSASQNGVKITSKKPFEKVFFVNNENRLLVQQTPLPEVPGKYSLTMNGSGCVFMQTALRYNIHLPEGSSGFLLSVQTSKASCPQDRPAKFDIVLVSSYTGKRGSSNMLIIDVRMLSGFAPVKSSLDKLIDSQTVMQVENKKNHVLLYLQNLSQKKRKEITFSVEQDFVVTHPKPAAVQIYDYYETEEYAVAQYSSPCKEVVAETD; encoded by the exons TGAGGTTTCGTGTTGTTGCCCtggatttaaattttaaacCTGTTCAGGAGAAG taCCCCTTGATTGCAATTCAG gatcCAAGGGGCAACAGGATCTTGCAGTGGCAAAATGTGAAGTCAGAGATGAACATTATTCAGCTGGAATTCCCACTCACTGAAGAGCCTATCCTGGGGAACTACAAAATCATTGTAGAAAAGAAGTCAGGAGATAGAACAAATCACTCATTCTATGTGGAGGAATATG TGTTGCCAAAGTTTGATGTCACAGTCACGGCCCCAGAAAGCCTCACAGTCCTGGATTCGGAGTTCACAGTGAAAGTCTGTGGGTT GTACACCTATGGCCAGCCTATTGAAGGGAAAGTCAAGCTCAGTGTGTGCAGGGATTTTGATTCATACGGGAGGTGCAAGAAAAGCCCAGTTTGTCAATCATTTACCAAAAAT CTGGAGACGGATGGTTGCCTCTCCCACGTCTTCAGCTCCAACATCTTTGAGTTACATCGCACTGGTTACATGAGGAACCTTGATGTGAAAGCCACTGTGACAGAGAAAGGAACAG GCCTGCAATTTACAGCTGCTCAGGTTATTTCCATAACTCGGGTGATGAGCACCATATGGTTTGAGAACATGGATCGCCACTTCAGAAGAGGAATTCCTTACTTTGGACAG ATCAAGCTGGTAGACAAAGACAACTCTCCAATTTCCAATGAGGTCATTCAGCTATTTGTCAATAACAAGAATACAGACAATTTCACCACGGATCATAATGGTGTTGCTGAGTTTAGCATTGACACATCCGAAATGCTTGATCCCGAGATGAGTCTGAAA GCAGTTTACAAAACCAGTGACCACTGCCACTATGAAGGCTGGATAGAGCCTTACTACCCAGAGGTGTCTCTCTCCGTCCAGCGCTTCTACTCTTGGACTGGCAGTTTTGTGAGGATTGAGCCCCTGTGGAAAGACCTGAAATGTGGGCAGAAGAGGATGATCACTGTGCACTATGTCTTAAACACAGAAGGATACGAGAGAATCAACTCCACGAACTTCTACTATGTG GGCATGGCAAAAGGCAAGATTGTCCTTACAGGGGAAACTAAAGTTAATATCCAAACTG GCCAGAATGGCACTTTCACCATTCCCCTTGTGGTCAGTGAGGAAATGGCTCCAACCCTTCGGGTGCTGGTGTACACCTTACACCCTGacaaggagctggtggcagaCAGTGTTCAATTGCCAATTGAGAAGTGTTTCAAACACAAG GTCCACTTGGAATTCTCTGAAAAGCAGATGCATCCAGCTTCCAATGTCAGTCTGGTCATTGAAGCTGCTGCCAACTCCTTCTGTGCTGTGAGGGCAGTGGATCAGAGTGTGCTGCTCCTGAAGCCAGAGACAGAGCTGTCCATGGAAATG GTTTACAGCCTGCATCCCCTGCAAGATTTTCAAGGCTACGTCTTCCATGGGTTCAATCTAGAAGAAGACTCCCAAGAGCCCTGTGTCTCATCTGACCATATCTTTCACAAAGGCTTGTATTACATGCCTGTAATGTCTGGATTAGGCCCAGATGTGTATCAATTCCTCAGG GATATGGGAATTAAATTTTTCACCAACTCCAAGGTTCGACAGCCAGTTGTGTGCACTGGTGAGACTGTAAGGCGCCAACCATATGTAGTGAATGCAGGGCACGGGGCTTCTGCACACCATGTCAAATCATCAG CTGAAGCTGCTAGGGAGGAACAAGAGAGGACACTCATCCTTGAGACTATTCGGGAATTCTTTCCTGAAGCTTGGATTTGGGACATAGTTCCAATTAA CTCTACTGGAAAAGCCAGCATCTCATACACCATCCCTGACACCATCACCAACTGGAAAGCCAGTGCTTTCTGTGTGGAAGAGTCAGCTGGATTTGGCATGTCTGTGCCTGCCACCCTGACAGCCTTGCAGCCTTTCTTTGTTGACTTGACCTTGCCATACTCCATGATACGAGGAGAAGATTTCCTGCTTAGAGCCACTGTCTTCAACTACCTTGACCAGTGCATTAAG ATTAATGTCTCACTGTCAGATTCCCTTGATTATCAAGCCAAACTCATCTCCCCAGAGGATGATGGATGTGTATGTGCCAAGCAAAGAAAGACCTATGTCTGGAATATTTTCCCCAAAGAAATTG GTAATGTGGTGTTCAGCATTACTGCAGAGACCAAGGATGATGAAGCTTGTGGAGACAAAGCTCCCAGGAACATCAGTATTGCCTACAGGGACACCCAGATCAGAACACTGCTGGTTGAG CCTGAAGGAATCAGAAGGGAAAAGACTCAAAACTCCTTAATTTGTACAGAAG ATGATGTAGTTATTCAAGATATATCTCTAGAGCTACCTACAAATGTTTTGGAAGGATCAGCCagagcctccttttctgttgTTG gTGACATCATGGGCACTGCCATGCagaacctgcagcagctcctccagatGCCCTTtggctgtggggagcagaaCATGGCCCTCTTTGCCCCCAACATCTATGTCCTGGACTATCTGAACAAGACagggcagctgagcagggaggtcagATCCAAGGCCACTGGATACTTAGTGAGCG GCTACCAGAAGCAGCTGTCATACAAACGTCCTGATGGGTCCTACAGCATCTTTGGCACCAGAGATAGGGAAGGGAACACCTG GCTCACTGCCTTTGTGTACAGATCATTTGCACAAGCTGGTCACTCCATCTACATTGATGACCGTGTCCAGTCCCAAaccctgctgtggctgtccaGCAAACAGAAGCTAGATGGCTGCTTCCGGAGTGTTGGCACACTCTTCAACAATGCCTTGAAG GGAGGAGTAGACGATGAGCTGTCACTTTCTGCCTACACCACCATTGCCATGCTGGAAGCTGGGCACTCCAGTTCG tacCCTGTAATCCgaaatgcctttttttgtcTGGAGACTGCATCTGAGAAGAATATCAGTGAAGTTTACACCCAGGCACTCATGGCCTATGCTTTCTGCTTAGCTGGCAAGGCAGAAAAATGTGAATCATTCCTTGAAGAGTTACAGAAATCAGCAAAGGAAGTTG ATGgctcacagcactgggagcaggaggagaggtcTCCATCAGACAAATCTCCCTCCTTCCTTGACCATGCCCCTTCAGCTGATGTGGAGATCACCAGTTACGTGTTGTTGGCTCTGCTCCACAAACCCAACCGGAATAAAGAGGATCTCACCAAGGCCTCAGGGATTGTGCAGTGGATCATCAGGCAGCAGAATCCCTATGGAGGTTTCTCTTCTACCCAG gacACAGTCATTGCCCTTCAAGCACTCGCTGCTTATGGTGAGGCCACCTACAGCTCTGCTTCACAAAACGGAGTCAAGATCACTTCCAAAAAGCCTTTTGAGAAGGTATTTTTTGTCAACAATGAGAACAGGCTCCTGGTGCAACAGACACCCCTTCCAGAGGTCCCTGGGAAATACAGCCTGACAATGAATGGCAGTGGATGTGTATTTATGCAA acAGCACTGAGATACAACATTCACCTTCCAGAGGGTTCCTCTGGATTTCTGCTTTCAGTACAGACATCGAAAGCTTCCTGCCCACAGGACAGACCAGCAAAATTTGATATTGTCCTCGTAAGCAG TTACACGGGGAAACGCGGCAGCTCCAACATGCTCATCATCGATGTGAGGATGCTCTCTGGCTTTGCTCCTGTTAAGTCTTCCCTGGATAAG CTCATTGACAGTCAAACAGTGATGCAAgtagaaaacaagaaaaatcacGTCCTCCTTTATCTACAAAAT CtctcacagaagaaaaggaaagaaatcacTTTCTCGGTTGAGCAGGACTTTGTAGTGACCCACCCCaagccagcagctgtgcagaTCTATGACTACTATGAAACAG AAGAGTATGCTGTTGCTCAATACTCATCACCTTGCAAAGAGGTTGTTGCAGAAACAGACTGA